The DNA region GGCCAAATCGGACAGCGCCAAAATGCGCGCGCGCTGCGCGGGTTGTAATGTCTCTAACCGAGGACCGGCGGCCGGATCCACCACCACGAAGCGGTCGCTGTCATCCAGCATTCGCAACCAACCTTGCAACATGGAAAACCCCATATTTCCGGCACCGACAAGAAGAATAGTGTTCATAGGTCTGTTCCTTAGTGCCCAGGCAACCGAAGCCGTTTTTCCAGATAGCGGAAGGCCTGTAATGCCACGAAGCCAATGGCGAGATACACAAGTCCGGCAACCGGGAAGTATTCGAATGGCGAGTAGGTTTTGGCGATGAAGGTCCGGGTCAGCCCGGTCAGCTCCATGATTGTAATGGTGCTTGCCAGCGCGCTGCCCTTGAGCGTGAAGATGATCTCGTTTGAAAGCGATGGCAGCAGATGCCGATAGGCTTGTGGGATCTCGACGTGGATCAGTGTTTTCAGCCTACTGATACCCATCGCGCTTGAAGCTTCGACCTGCCCCTTGGGCAAATTCTTAAGCGCGCCATAGACCAAGATGGTTGAATAGGCCCCGACATTCAGCGAGAGGGCCAGCATGGCTGCGCCCTCTGCGCTGCCGAAAATGACCCACAAAAAGCTTTCGCGGACAAAGTCGATCTGGGCCACGCCATAATAGATGATAAACAGCTGGATCAGCAGCGGCGTTCCGCGAAAAATGAACGGGTAAATTCGCAATGCGCTGTGCAGGACCCCCTTGGTCAAGTGCAGACTGCTCCCCAGGACAAGAGCGATGCTCTGCCCGACGAAGAAACCAACAAGTGTCAGTTTCACGGTAAGCCAGATGGCCTCTGGAAGTTGTGCGATAAAGTCTTCCATCAAACGGTCTCCGTCTCTGTTGGCGCCGTGTGACGGTTCACTCGGTTGGTGACGCCTTTGAGAGCAATTTCAGAAAAGGCTGTGATCGCAAGGTAGAACAACGCCCCATAGCAGTAGTAAAACAGCGGGTCGTGTTTGACACCGGCCGCAAGGGACGATTTGCGCATCAATTCTTCCAACCCGATCACCGAGACCAGCGATGTTTCCTTGAGCAAAATAAGCCAGAGGTTGCTTAGCCCCGGCAGCGCCCGTTGCATGAGTTGGGGAAAGATGATGTGGAAAAACGATTGGACACCGCTTAGCCCCAAAGAGTGCCCCGCCTCGAATTGGCCCTTGGGGATTGCTTCGAACGCGCCCCTCAGGACCTCGTAGGAATAGGCGGCAAACACCAGCCCAAGCGCCAGAACACCGGCAAAGAACGGGCTAAGTTCTGTGTATTTCCCGAAGAGTTTTGTCAGGACCACCGCCGCCCCGAAGAATGTCAGGAAAATCACCAGAATTTCGGGAATGCCGCGAATAACCGTGGAATAGACGCGGATAAATCCGTTGATGAATCGGTTCTTTAGCTGACTGAGCAAAAGAAACATCGTTGCCGTGCTCAGGGCGAAAACGGCACTGAGGATCCCCAGAGCAAGCGTAACGCCAGCGCCAATCAAGAGTTGTAACGTATAGTCGGGCATAAAGTGTTCCCATTCCTATCTGAAAGGCGCTGGCAGGAGGTTTAGTAGATGTCGCGGCCAAAGAACTTTTCGCTGATCTCTTGGTATTGGCCACTTTCACGAATGGCCGCGATTCCGGCATTCAGCTTGTCGCGCAGATCGGTGTCCTCTTTCCGGATGGCAATGGCGATCCCGTCACCAAGCTTCACTTCCGGACCAGTCCAATCGAAACCTTGGCCCGTTTCACTGGCCATGAAGCCTTCGGTCAGTGCTATGACTTCACCCAACAAGGCGTCCAAACGTCCCGCCGCAAGATCCAGATTGGCCTGATCCTGAGTATCATAGAGTTGGACGGTGGATGTTGCGCCATAGGTCGCTTCAAGATGATCCGCCTGAACAGAACCACGCTGAGCGCCTACAGTTTTGCCTGTTAGCCCCGCGACCGAAATCTCGATGTCCGATCCCTTGGCTGCCAAAAACTGCGACGGTGTCTGGTAAAGCTTATCGGTGAAATCGACTTGCTTGCGGCGTTCTTCAGTGGCAAACATTGAGGCCGAGATTGCGTTAAACTTACCGATCAACAGGCCGGGAATCAGACCATCCCATGCCTGAGCCGTAAACTCGCAATCCAATCCGGACGCCTCGCAGACCGCCAGCGAAATCTCGACATCAAAGCCAACAATCTCACCAGAGTCGTTCTTGTAGTTAAAGGGGGGATATTCGGCATCCGCTGCCAACATAATTTTGTCTGCTGCGGCTGGAAGCGCCGACGCAAGGCTCATAACTGCGGCGCAAGCGGCAGCCAAAAACGTTCTCTTTTTCATGTTTTTCTCCATGTTGTATGTAGACTTGATGATTATTCGAAGGTCTTAAGCGCCTCCGCGAAAGCTTGGACCGTTGCCTCGACATCCTGATGGTCATGTCCAAGCGTGCTGCAATTGTGTAGGGTGTTGGACGGGCTGACATAGACGCCAAAGCCCCTCAAGTGATTGGCAAAGCGTGCAAATTTTGCGCTGTCTGCATGTAGGCAATAATCTCGGAAATCCGTGAGTTCAGGCCGATCCGTGAAATAGAATTGGAACAGAGATCCAACCGATTGAACAAGGATTTGATGACGGTTCTGTTTGGCAATAACTTCGTTGATACCTTCAACCGTCGCCTGGCCTATTTCAGTGAGATGCTTGAATCCGGCATTACGATTGGCCGCCAAAGCCTTCGTTCCGGCAAGTCCCGCCGACACACCAACGCGATGCGCATTGAAGGTGCCGAAATGCATAACCTTGCCCCAGCCAAGCCCATCCATGAGCTCATGCGAGGCACAAATAGCAGCCAGCGGGAAGCCATGTCCGATTGCTTTGCCATAGGTGACGATGTCAGGTTCCAACCCGTACATCTCGATGCAGCCGCCCGGAGCCACACGGAAACCGGTGACAGTTTCATCCAGATAGAACAGCACGTCATATTCGCGGCACAGCTCTTGCATGCGCTGCAGGTAACCGTCCTTGGGGCGGATGACGCCGATATTCGCCATTACACCTTCGGTAGCGACGCAGGCGATCTCGCGACCGCGATCCTTGAATAAACGTTCCAGCGCCTCGATGTTGTTCCAAGGCAGAACAATCGTATCCTCGACGGCGCCATGCGGAATACCCGAGCTGTCGACGATGCCAACAGGGGAGTTTTCGTGCCCCAGCGTCGTGACGGGCTGTGGGTTTGTCGTGAGCAGAAGAGAATCCGCCCAACCGTGGTAATGGCCCTCGAACTTCACGATTTTCTTGCGCCCGGTATGTCCGCGCGCAAGACGAATGGCCGCCATACAAGCCTCGGTGCCGCTATTGGCAAAACGCACCTTTTCGGCCACCGAAACCATATCAACGATCAACTCGGCGTATTCGATCTCTTCGGGGATGGCGGCGGCATAATGCGCGCCTGTGGCCACGGCACGGCTGGCGGCCTCGACCACTGCGGGATGTGCATGGCCGGTGGACAGCGCGCCAAAGGCGTTCATCCAGTCGATATAGCTTTCGCCATCGACATCATAGAGCCTGCACCCTTCGGCGCGCTCAATATAGGGCGGATAAGGCTTGAAAACGCGCGGCCCACGAGAGGCAGAATTGCCCCCGTCGACCAATACTTTTTCCGCCCGTTCAGAAAGCGCTTGGGAATGCTGGCCCATGATCTTAGCCCGCCTTGTTGCGGTCGACGCAATCGGCCATCAGGCACATCAGCTCGAACATCACAGTTGCCGCGATCAGTGCGGTGCCGCCAGAGGGGTCAAAGGGTGGCGATACTTCAACAATATCCGCGCCGATGATGTTGAGGTCTTTCAGGGACCGCACCATTTTCAACGCTTCATAACTTGTGATGCCGCCGATTTCCGGCGTGCCCGTGCCGGGTGCAAAGGCCGGATCAAGGCTGTCGATGTCAAAGGTCACATAAACGGGCGTGTCCCCAACAATGTCGGTGGCTTCCTTCATCGCCGCAACGATGCCCATGTCATAGAGCTCATCGATTGTGATGACCCGCATCCCGTGATCATAGCTGAACTTCCACAGGTCGGGCACAATCGTGCCGCCGCGAATGCCGATCTGAACCGATTTTTTGGGGTCGATCAAACCTTCATTCACAGCAGCACTGAACGAGGACCCATGATGGTGTTCCGACCCCTGATACATACCACCCGTGTCGCAGTGAGCGTCAATTTGAACCAATGCAACGGGGCCGTCTTTGGCCATCGCGCGCAGAATTGGAAGGGTCATCGAATGGTCCCCGCCCACGGCCAGCGGGAGAGCACCGGCTTCTTTTATCTCAGCAAAATAGCTCTCGATTTCCTTGTGTGCATGCTCCAACTCGAACGGCATCACCGGCCATGCATCACCGATATCGCCAATTCGCGCCTTCTCATAAGGCGCAGCGCCCGTGGCTTGGTTGTAGCAGCGCATCATGGTGGACTGGATGCGCACATCGCGCGGACCAAGGCGTGTTCCGGTACGATTGGTCACGCCCCCATCATAGGGAACACCACACATCGCAATATCTAGGTCGGAGAGATTCTCGGTGAACGGCGCGCGCATGAAGCTCGGGATACCAGTGAAGCGCGGGTGGGACTTGGGATCTGCAAGTTCTGGGAATTGTGAGAGCATCTGACGGCGAAAGTTCATGAGTAACCTCTAGAGTTTGATGGCGTGTCGACGCAATTGAACGTCCAATATCGTCATTTGATATATCAAAAAATGAATTATGGAAGATATTTTTTCATTTTTTTTCGATTACTCTTTGACCATGGCGCCCGGTTCATAGACATTCACGCATAGGAAATATGGTTGAACAGACCGTTACTTTGCCAAGGAAACGGTCGATCAACTCACGAGGATGCACATGCAAGCCACTGAACAAAAACATAAACTGACGTCGACCAAACTTGCTGACGACCTGCGTCAGCGCATAGTGAAAGGCGAGTTGGCACCCGAGATTCGGTTGCGGCAAAGAGAGATTGCAGCGTACTACGACGTCAGCGGCATGTCGGCGCGCGACGCGGTGAAAATTCTGCTCAAAGAGGGATTCGCGACCCAGGAAGGCGCGAAGACTGTGGTTGTCTCGCCGCTATCCGCGATGGATTTTCTTGAGATCATGGAGCTGCGCCTGATGTTAGAGCCGCGCGCCTTAGAGCTGTCGGGGCCGCGACTGTCATCAAAGGTGTTTACAGAACTGCGCGAAATTCTCGGCGATGAAACCTCTGACTGGACACCGCTGGAAACTGCGGAACGGCATTGGGCGTTTCACGAATTGCTATACAGTCGCGCGTCGCGGCCAAGGTCCGCGGCCATCCTGCAAACTCTTAACGGGCATCTTGTGCGTTATATGCTCCCGCTTTGGACAAGTGTCGGTATCGGTGAAAACTGGCGTCCCCACCATCTGCGCCTTGTCGAACAAGTTGAGGCAGGTGCCTATAAGGATGCCTCTGAAGAGCTTAGAACTGACCTTATGCAAACGAAGACGCGTGTTCTGGAAAACTTGGCCATTGACCCGGTTCCTTAAGACCTCTCATCACGTCAAAGGGCCTTTGGCAACTATGACAACCCATGAGCTGTGGGGGCATAGCCGGGAGCGAAAGCTCCGCTCGTCCGCTATCTCTATTCCCCCACAGCCACCTTGTCGTCGCGCATTTCGGCTTTGAGAAGGGCGGCATAGGTTTCGCGGTCGGCTTGGGTGCTGGTGCCGTCGGCCTTGAGCACACGTGCGGACATTTGCAGGATTTCGTGGTAGCTGACCGAGCGGGCCTCGGCCCGTGCGACGGCGTTTTGCAGGCTGGTTAGGCTGCCGGCGCGGGTCAGCGAGATCAGCGAGACCGGCTCGCCAGCGCAGATCTGGACGGTAACGCCGGAAATGCGGGTGGCGGTCATGTCGCGCACCTTGCGGTTGAGAGTCTTTTCCAGCTCGAATTGCGAAAACGGTTTGCGGCTGCTGGTGGCGCAGGCAAAGACGCCATTGCCACGATAGGTCACCAGATCGGAGTGTTCGCCGTAGAGTTCGGTCAGCTGTTGGCCGATTTCAGTCAGCAACTGGCGAAAGCCAATGCGCGAGATGTTGCGAAAGACTTTTTCAACGTTCAGGATCTTGATGGCAAAAACGCTGGTCATCAGCATTTTCATGCGCGACAGCTGTAGCAGGTAGTTTTCAAACGACACATAGCCAACCAGCCGTTCGATGCCGAGGATTTCGACGGGTTCAGACAGGCTGTGTTCAAAACTGCGGTTCAGATCGCTTTTGAGATTGCTGATCTCTTCGTAGCGGCGCTGCATGCGCGCCTGTTGCTGGATCAGACGTTCGGCGTTTTGCAGGCGGCTAGTGAGTTCGAGGAACTCAAAGGGTTTGGTGATGTAATCGGTGGCACCGGCCAGAAAGGCTTTGTCGACAAATTTCTTTTGCGCCATGGCGGTGAGCATCAGAATTGGGGTGTCTTCATAGTCTTTATGGTGGCGCAGGCGCTCGCAAAGCTCGATGCCATCCATCTCGGGCATCTGGATATCAAGCAGGAAACAGTCAAATTTTGAGGGGCTGCTGGCGCAGGCAGACAGGGCTTCGATGCCCGAACTTGCGGTCCAGATCACGTGATCTGTCTCGGCCTCAATCGAGGTCGCTAAAAGCTCTCTGATGTTCTCATCGTCGTCGACGGCAAGTATGCGCATGGCCTCATCCATTCCAAGGGGTGCAACCGAAACGAGAGGCCTAATTGAGTGCTTCTGCACCTGACCGCTTGCTTATTGGTTACTCAGTACGGAAAAACACAGTTATTTGGTGAGTTTGGCAGGAAATGGGCGAATTGCGGGCGAAATGTGGCGAATATCCTGTGAGTTGAGCAACGGTTCGGTGACGAAATTGAAACAATCGTTAATATTTGACAAATTTTCCGGGTTTTGAGGCAAGGATTAATCCCCCTTTAACCTCGCTGGGCTAGTTTGTTCTTGTGAGGCAAATAAAAAAATAGTTCGAAAGAAACTTAAATGAGCATAACCGCATATAAGCGGACGATATCTGACACAGAATCTCCGCGACAAATAGAACGGCGTGTGTTTACCAGTGTTACGGCAGAAATAGAGCAAAAATACCTCGCCTTTGATCAGGCGGAAAACGGCGGCGAAAAGCTACGCATTTTGGCAGAAGGTCTGCGAGACGCGCTTTGGCGTAACCAACAGGTATGGAATGCGATCCGTGGCGATCTGATTGAACCAGGCAACGCGCTTCCCCCAGATCTAAAAGCCGGATTGATTTCTTTGTCGTTGTGGGTTGATACTCATACGCAGGGCGTCATGGGTGGCACTCTGAAAGTGAAACCATTGCTGGATATCAACCGCAGTATTATTCGCGGGCTAGAAGGCAATCCGATGCATGTCATGGAGTAGGGCTTGGCACTTCGTCTAACGCTGAAACCAAATGAAAAAATCGTCATTAACGGTTGTGTCATTCGCAATGCTGATCGGCGCCAGATGCTGACCATTGAAAACCACGCAGATATTGTGCGTGGGGTCGACCTGTTAGACGAGTCCGAGGCCGGGTCTCCGGTTAAAAAAGTGTATTACTTTATTCAGGCTGCCTTATTAAAGCCAGATATTCGTGATGAACTAGTGCCGGTGATCCAGAAAGATCTGGCAAGCCTTGTGCCGATTTTCCATGAGGAAATAGGCGGACATATTTTTGAAGCGGCGACGCATGTGTCGTGTCGTGACTTTTATAAAGCCATGCGGGCCCTGCGCCCGTTGATCAAATACGAGGCACGCCTGCTGGATATGATCAATGGCAAAACGGTTGCCGCCGCGGAGTAGAGACAATGGTGTTGAGTATTTCGGGATTGGGCAGCCAGATGGCGCTGAACCTGGTGGATCGCACCAAGGATCGCCAGATGGAAACCCTGCGCACCGAAGCGCAGCATCAACGTCTGGCAGATGGTTTTCGCGACCGTATTGCGTCGATTTCAACCCCAGAAGAATTCGTCAAAGACTATGAGGTTTATAGTTTTGTGATGAAGGCCTTTGATCTGGAGGATCAGATTTTTGGCAAGGGCATGATCCGTAAGGTGTTGGAAAGTGACCCGGACGATGACAGTTCGCTGGTCAACCGTCTGACCAATTCCAACTTTGACGCGCTGCATGAGGCCATGGGATTTACCACTGGCAACGGCCCGCAAATCCCTGATTTCAGCGATACAGCCTGGCAGGATGCCATGGTTGACCGCTATTTTGTTACCACTTTTCGCAATGAAAATGCCGATCAAAATCAGACCGTTGGCACGGTTTTAGAGCTGCGCGAAAAGGTTGCAGACATCGACAGTTGGTTTGATGTTCTGAAAGACAAAGAGATGACGGAGTTTTTTCAACGGGCTTTGTTTTTGCCAGAGGAAATGTCTGGGCTTGATGTCGATAAGCAGGCCGAGATTTTTGCGGATAAGTATGATCTTGAAAAATTGAGTGATCCGCGTGAAGTGGATCAGCTGATCACCAAGTTTATTGCGATTTCAGATATCGTTGACCCGCCACAAACCAGCTATAACAGCGTGGCAATCACCCTGTTGAATTCTTCGATTTCCGGGCAATTTGTGCCGATCACGCTGGATATTCCGGCGGTCAACTATTCTCGGGCCAGCCTGTACCGCTAGGCGCTTATTCGATCATGTCGTCTTCGTTTTCTTCCGGCAATTCGATTTCGCCGCTGTCGGCCAATTGCAACGCGGCCTCTACCATTTCAGACTGCGCTTCTTTCACGTCGCGGGATTTGACCGGGCCCATGGCTTGCATTTCTTCGACCAGCATGTCGCGGGATCGTGCGGGCATCGAGCTGAGGAAATGCTCGCGAACTTCTTTTTCGGCGCCGCGCAGGGCCAGGGGCAGGTTGTTGCCGGTGACTTCGCGCATGACTTTGGCCAAGGCGCTGGCTTTGAGTTTGGTCAGATCGTCAAACACAAACATTTTTTGTTTGATGGACCGCAGTTTCTCTGGAATTTTCGCCTCGAGGTCGCGTGACAGGCCTTCGAGCAGTTTGGAATCCAGCTTGTTGAACACTTTGACCAGACGTTTTTCGGCTTCGGCTTCGGCGTTTTCACCAGCTTTGGCCAAGACTTCGCTGCGCAGACTTTCTTCGATGGCCTGAATGGCATCTGCAGGCAATTGTTCCATGGCCACCATGCGTTCGACCAGGTCAACCGAGCGGTCATGGCCAAGCAACGGCAGCACTTTGGCCACCGCATCCGGCGACAGGCGCGACAGGACAACCGCAACGGTCTGATTGTGTTCCTTGCGCAGGTAATCGGCCAGCATTTTTTCGTCGAGCTCTGACAGATCTTTCCACAGGTTGCCGGTGCTGCTGCCTTCGATTTCTTCCAGGATTTCGTTGACGCGGTCTTCGGGCAAAAAGCCCTTGAGCAAGCCGCGCGCGGCTTCGACCGAGCCGGTGATGCCACCGTAGCTGGAAACCTTTTGGCCAAATTCGCGCATGACCTCTTCGACCACTTCGGCCTGCACTTCCCCCATCGCGGAAATGGCGCGGGTGATCTTGCTGATTTCACGCGTGTCGAGCTGTTGCATCAAAGCGCTGCCACGTTCTTCGCCCAGGCAAAGGAACAGAATGGCCGATTTCTCGGGTCCGCTTAGTCGTTTGGCCCGACGGAAGGAGGCGAATTGGTTCATTACCTGTCCCGGTCATGCACGTTGCAAGGATAGTTATTCATGAATAACCCGAACTATTCTTGAAGTCCAACAAGAACCTTAACGAAACGTAAAAACTATCAGCCTATGGGGGAGCGTTGTGCCTATCCGCCGCCCGCATAGGGGAGATAGGATTGCATGAGCGAGCCTGCCAACATGTACCAGCCATCGATCAGCACAAAGAAGATCACTTTGAAGGGCAAGGAAACGATGACCGGGGGCAGCATCATCATACCGGCGCTCATCAGCACAGAGGCGACGATCAAGTCGATGGCGATAAAGGGCAGATAGAGCAGAAAGCCGATGGTAAAGGCGCGGCGCAGTTCTGAGATCATGAAGCTGGGCACCAGAATGCGCCAAGAGACTTCTTCAGGGGAGGCGGGGGCAACATCGGGGTTTTCTTCGCCGGCGATGTCGGCAAACAGCGCGATGTCTTTTTCGCGGGTGTTGGCATACATAAAGGCGCGGAACGGATCGGAAATGGCCATGACGGCCTGTTCTTCGGTGATCGAGTTTTGGATCAGCGGGCGTAGGCCAGCCTGATAGGCGTCTTCAAACACCGGCTGCATGACAAAATAGGTCATGAAAAGCGCCATGGCGTTCAGCACCATATTGGGCGGGGTTTGGTTCAGGCCCAAGGCAGAGCGCAGCATCGAGAAAACAATGACAAAACGGGTGAAACTGGTCATCACCACCAAAAGACCCGGTGCAACCGACAGCACCGTGACCAGCGCAAACAGCTGGATGATGCGGCCCGACAGGGTGGCGTTGGCGTCGCTGCCCGCCTCGGATTGGCCAAAAGTGGACGACAGATCGCGGATCAGACTGCCGATATCGGCATCCTGGGCAAAGGCCGGGCTGGTGAGCACAACAGCGGCCATAAAGAGCGCAGCAAGCACCCAGGATCTTTTGACTTTAAGGGGGGGCAACACCGGTTTGCTTATTGGCCGGGGATGAAGTCTTTGACGATCTCGCGCAGGGCGACGCCAATGAAATCACCGTTGACTTTGACCAGATCGCCACGGGCCACCATGCGGTCATTGATCATGATATCAATCGGGTCGCCGACCTTGCGGTCCAGTTCAATCACCGAGCCACGGGTCAATTCCAACAGATCGGAAATTGACATGCGGCTGCGACCCAGCACAACCCGCACGTCCAGTTTGACGTTATAAAGCGCATCTATATTGCGACCATCGCCGCCCTCGGCCATGGCCTGTAGGGTTTCTGCATCAAGGCCTTCGGTGGCTTTGGGTGCGTCGGTTTCGGTCTCTGGGGTCTGAGTGTCTTCTGACATGGTCTGGACCTTTGTGTTTACGGTTTCAATTGCGCAGAAGCTTGGCGCAGCGCGTCCAATAGCTCTGCGCAGATGCGATCAAGGCTGTAGTTCATAAAGCCGTTTTCCCAGCTCATCTTGGCTTCGCCATTGGTCAGGCTGGGGTCGGCGATGATGTCGGCGTTGGTGACTTGTTCGGCGACAAAGGCGTTGCGCAGATCAGCAGCGATGGCGGCTTCGGTGTCGGGCGACAGGCGCAGCGAAAGTTTGGACTGGCGCGCGCCCAGCCGCATGGCGTCTTTCAGACGCGCCTGAACCAAGTCAGCGGACATGGTTTTGATCAGATCCGGGGCGATGCGTTCGGAAATTTCCAGCACCATATCCACCAGATCGCGTTCTAGTTCGGTGCGCCGGGCCGCGTCTTGTGCAAGGAATTCAGTGAGTTGCTGGCGGATGTCTTCCAGAGCGGTTGCCGATTTGACCTCTTGGGCCTCTAGGATTTCGCGGCGTCCGGCCTGACGGCCTTCGGTCTCGCCCATTTCCATGCCCTGCGCGCGGGCTTCGGCCAAAAGGCCGGTCAGCTCGTCTTCGGTAAAGGTGTAAACCGGGGCGGCGGGTGCTTCGCCCTGCGCGGCGCCGTGACCGTTGATCTGGTCAGTTTCGGCATCAAAATCGCGCAGAATGAGGGCCATCATACTTCAGCCTCGGTGCGCAGCCAACTGCGCAACACGCGCAGCACATCGTCGGGCTTTTCTTCGGCCATGTTCTGGATGGCTTCGACGCGGGCCTTGATCAAGTTGCCACGCACACCCAGGGTTTCGATATATTCGTGGGGGCCTTCGTCGCCATCCAGATCAAAGATGCTGGTGACGCCCGGTGCTTTGGGATCAAAGGGGCCAACTTTGGG from Cognatishimia sp. WU-CL00825 includes:
- a CDS encoding transporter substrate-binding domain-containing protein, which produces MKKRTFLAAACAAVMSLASALPAAADKIMLAADAEYPPFNYKNDSGEIVGFDVEISLAVCEASGLDCEFTAQAWDGLIPGLLIGKFNAISASMFATEERRKQVDFTDKLYQTPSQFLAAKGSDIEISVAGLTGKTVGAQRGSVQADHLEATYGATSTVQLYDTQDQANLDLAAGRLDALLGEVIALTEGFMASETGQGFDWTGPEVKLGDGIAIAIRKEDTDLRDKLNAGIAAIRESGQYQEISEKFFGRDIY
- a CDS encoding DUF1217 domain-containing protein, which codes for MVLSISGLGSQMALNLVDRTKDRQMETLRTEAQHQRLADGFRDRIASISTPEEFVKDYEVYSFVMKAFDLEDQIFGKGMIRKVLESDPDDDSSLVNRLTNSNFDALHEAMGFTTGNGPQIPDFSDTAWQDAMVDRYFVTTFRNENADQNQTVGTVLELREKVADIDSWFDVLKDKEMTEFFQRALFLPEEMSGLDVDKQAEIFADKYDLEKLSDPREVDQLITKFIAISDIVDPPQTSYNSVAITLLNSSISGQFVPITLDIPAVNYSRASLYR
- a CDS encoding GntR family transcriptional regulator yields the protein MQATEQKHKLTSTKLADDLRQRIVKGELAPEIRLRQREIAAYYDVSGMSARDAVKILLKEGFATQEGAKTVVVSPLSAMDFLEIMELRLMLEPRALELSGPRLSSKVFTELREILGDETSDWTPLETAERHWAFHELLYSRASRPRSAAILQTLNGHLVRYMLPLWTSVGIGENWRPHHLRLVEQVEAGAYKDASEELRTDLMQTKTRVLENLAIDPVP
- the speB gene encoding agmatinase, which translates into the protein MNFRRQMLSQFPELADPKSHPRFTGIPSFMRAPFTENLSDLDIAMCGVPYDGGVTNRTGTRLGPRDVRIQSTMMRCYNQATGAAPYEKARIGDIGDAWPVMPFELEHAHKEIESYFAEIKEAGALPLAVGGDHSMTLPILRAMAKDGPVALVQIDAHCDTGGMYQGSEHHHGSSFSAAVNEGLIDPKKSVQIGIRGGTIVPDLWKFSYDHGMRVITIDELYDMGIVAAMKEATDIVGDTPVYVTFDIDSLDPAFAPGTGTPEIGGITSYEALKMVRSLKDLNIIGADIVEVSPPFDPSGGTALIAATVMFELMCLMADCVDRNKAG
- a CDS encoding aminotransferase class III-fold pyridoxal phosphate-dependent enzyme, whose protein sequence is MGQHSQALSERAEKVLVDGGNSASRGPRVFKPYPPYIERAEGCRLYDVDGESYIDWMNAFGALSTGHAHPAVVEAASRAVATGAHYAAAIPEEIEYAELIVDMVSVAEKVRFANSGTEACMAAIRLARGHTGRKKIVKFEGHYHGWADSLLLTTNPQPVTTLGHENSPVGIVDSSGIPHGAVEDTIVLPWNNIEALERLFKDRGREIACVATEGVMANIGVIRPKDGYLQRMQELCREYDVLFYLDETVTGFRVAPGGCIEMYGLEPDIVTYGKAIGHGFPLAAICASHELMDGLGWGKVMHFGTFNAHRVGVSAGLAGTKALAANRNAGFKHLTEIGQATVEGINEVIAKQNRHQILVQSVGSLFQFYFTDRPELTDFRDYCLHADSAKFARFANHLRGFGVYVSPSNTLHNCSTLGHDHQDVEATVQAFAEALKTFE
- a CDS encoding ABC transporter permease subunit (The N-terminal region of this protein, as described by TIGR01726, is a three transmembrane segment that identifies a subfamily of ABC transporter permease subunits, which specificities that include histidine, arginine, glutamine, glutamate, L-cystine (sic), the opines (in Agrobacterium) octopine and nopaline, etc.); protein product: MPDYTLQLLIGAGVTLALGILSAVFALSTATMFLLLSQLKNRFINGFIRVYSTVIRGIPEILVIFLTFFGAAVVLTKLFGKYTELSPFFAGVLALGLVFAAYSYEVLRGAFEAIPKGQFEAGHSLGLSGVQSFFHIIFPQLMQRALPGLSNLWLILLKETSLVSVIGLEELMRKSSLAAGVKHDPLFYYCYGALFYLAITAFSEIALKGVTNRVNRHTAPTETETV
- a CDS encoding ABC transporter permease subunit (The N-terminal region of this protein, as described by TIGR01726, is a three transmembrane segment that identifies a subfamily of ABC transporter permease subunits, which specificities that include histidine, arginine, glutamine, glutamate, L-cystine (sic), the opines (in Agrobacterium) octopine and nopaline, etc.), which produces MEDFIAQLPEAIWLTVKLTLVGFFVGQSIALVLGSSLHLTKGVLHSALRIYPFIFRGTPLLIQLFIIYYGVAQIDFVRESFLWVIFGSAEGAAMLALSLNVGAYSTILVYGALKNLPKGQVEASSAMGISRLKTLIHVEIPQAYRHLLPSLSNEIIFTLKGSALASTITIMELTGLTRTFIAKTYSPFEYFPVAGLVYLAIGFVALQAFRYLEKRLRLPGH
- a CDS encoding flagellar biosynthesis repressor FlbT produces the protein MALRLTLKPNEKIVINGCVIRNADRRQMLTIENHADIVRGVDLLDESEAGSPVKKVYYFIQAALLKPDIRDELVPVIQKDLASLVPIFHEEIGGHIFEAATHVSCRDFYKAMRALRPLIKYEARLLDMINGKTVAAAE
- a CDS encoding flagellar biosynthesis regulator FlaF, which codes for MSITAYKRTISDTESPRQIERRVFTSVTAEIEQKYLAFDQAENGGEKLRILAEGLRDALWRNQQVWNAIRGDLIEPGNALPPDLKAGLISLSLWVDTHTQGVMGGTLKVKPLLDINRSIIRGLEGNPMHVME
- a CDS encoding response regulator — protein: MRILAVDDDENIRELLATSIEAETDHVIWTASSGIEALSACASSPSKFDCFLLDIQMPEMDGIELCERLRHHKDYEDTPILMLTAMAQKKFVDKAFLAGATDYITKPFEFLELTSRLQNAERLIQQQARMQRRYEEISNLKSDLNRSFEHSLSEPVEILGIERLVGYVSFENYLLQLSRMKMLMTSVFAIKILNVEKVFRNISRIGFRQLLTEIGQQLTELYGEHSDLVTYRGNGVFACATSSRKPFSQFELEKTLNRKVRDMTATRISGVTVQICAGEPVSLISLTRAGSLTSLQNAVARAEARSVSYHEILQMSARVLKADGTSTQADRETYAALLKAEMRDDKVAVGE